A single region of the Lacipirellulaceae bacterium genome encodes:
- a CDS encoding TraR/DksA family transcriptional regulator encodes MKKADMKVYRERLMDLRARLRGDVNSMADSALRKSGTNGDQAASMPIHMAELGSENYEQEFTLSLLATEGDRLEMVESALDRIEAGTYGQCVHCSKVVPKMRLNAIPYTPLCIKCAELRSEGKLELED; translated from the coding sequence ATGAAAAAAGCTGATATGAAAGTCTACCGTGAAAGACTCATGGACCTTCGTGCGCGATTGCGTGGCGATGTGAATTCCATGGCTGACTCGGCGCTTCGTAAATCAGGCACCAACGGCGACCAAGCCGCGAGCATGCCCATTCACATGGCCGAACTCGGCAGTGAGAACTACGAGCAAGAATTCACCCTCAGCCTGCTCGCCACCGAAGGCGATCGGCTAGAAATGGTCGAGTCGGCACTCGATCGGATCGAAGCAGGCACCTACGGCCAATGTGTTCACTGCTCGAAGGTCGTCCCGAAAATGAGGCTCAACGCAATTCCCTACACGCCGCTTTGCATCAAATGTGCCGAATTGCGTAGCGAGGGAAAGCTAGAACTGGAAGACTAG
- the thrC gene encoding threonine synthase, protein MASSVDIDTTHAYQQCISPGCAATYEVGEVRTSCDACGNLLDVTYEWDQLPVPDSLKWFEKKWARRNEPLCKSGVWRFHELLPFAKPQQIVTIGEGQTPLIATDGVGKYIGMDQGRLYLEYEGMNPSGSFKDNGMTAAFTHAHTIGAKKAACASTGNTSASLALYCCSSKLMQAVIFIGSGKISYGKLSQALDYGALTVQIAGDFDDAMHRVRQVSEKLGIYLVNSVNPFRLEGQKTIMMRVLESLNWEVPDWIVVPGGNLGNSSSFGKAFHELHQLGLIDRIPRLAVINALGANTLHELYEKRGLRWNKGKPDVSIIDKYYGELDAAAGKADTIASAIEINRPVNLMKCLRALECCEGVVREVTDQQILDAKSQVGANGMGCEPASAASVAGAKLLREQGIIAPSDRVVCVLTGHQLKDPTATVAYHTADQDEFERVLGSRGVSRAQFANRAVKVENDLDEIVQAIQLNS, encoded by the coding sequence GTGGCAAGTTCTGTCGATATTGATACCACTCACGCATACCAGCAGTGCATTTCGCCTGGGTGTGCTGCAACCTATGAGGTAGGTGAGGTACGCACGTCCTGTGATGCTTGCGGCAACCTTCTGGACGTGACTTACGAGTGGGACCAGTTGCCAGTACCCGACTCGCTCAAGTGGTTTGAGAAGAAGTGGGCGCGTCGCAATGAGCCTCTGTGCAAAAGCGGAGTTTGGCGTTTTCACGAGTTGCTGCCATTTGCCAAGCCTCAGCAGATTGTCACGATTGGCGAAGGGCAAACTCCGCTGATCGCGACCGATGGCGTTGGCAAGTACATCGGCATGGACCAAGGTCGGCTCTACTTGGAGTACGAGGGGATGAATCCTTCGGGCAGCTTCAAGGACAATGGCATGACAGCCGCCTTCACCCACGCCCACACGATCGGAGCGAAGAAAGCCGCCTGTGCGTCAACGGGCAATACAAGCGCTTCTTTAGCACTGTATTGCTGTTCGAGCAAATTGATGCAGGCGGTGATCTTTATCGGGTCGGGCAAGATTTCTTACGGAAAGCTTTCTCAGGCTCTCGATTATGGAGCGCTGACCGTGCAGATCGCCGGCGACTTCGACGATGCGATGCATCGTGTGAGGCAAGTCAGCGAGAAGCTTGGCATTTACCTCGTCAACAGCGTGAATCCCTTCCGCTTGGAAGGGCAGAAAACCATCATGATGAGGGTGCTGGAGAGCCTCAACTGGGAAGTGCCCGACTGGATCGTTGTTCCTGGCGGCAACTTGGGAAACAGCAGTTCGTTCGGCAAAGCGTTTCACGAACTTCACCAGTTGGGCCTGATCGATCGCATTCCGCGGCTTGCTGTCATTAACGCACTCGGTGCCAATACCCTGCACGAACTCTACGAGAAGCGAGGCCTGCGTTGGAATAAGGGGAAACCTGACGTGTCGATCATTGACAAATACTACGGCGAACTCGACGCGGCTGCAGGAAAAGCGGATACGATTGCTAGTGCCATCGAAATCAATCGCCCTGTGAACTTAATGAAGTGTCTGCGTGCCCTGGAATGTTGCGAAGGTGTCGTCCGCGAGGTGACCGATCAGCAAATCCTCGACGCCAAGAGCCAGGTGGGTGCCAACGGCATGGGTTGCGAACCGGCTAGCGCGGCGAGTGTCGCTGGCGCGAAATTGCTGAGAGAGCAAGGAATCATCGCGCCCAGCGATCGCGTGGTGTGCGTGCTTACGGGGCATCAACTCAAGGACCCCACCGCGACGGTCGCCTATCACACCGCCGACCAAGATGAGTTTGAACGCGTCCTGGGTAGCCGCGGCGTCAGCCGAGCCCAATTTGCGAATCGTGCGGTGAAGGTTGAGAACGACTTGGATGAAATCGTTCAGGCGATTCAGTTGAATAGCTGA
- a CDS encoding MFS transporter: protein MSTSEEASHEATEAPADTQIADKSALPSLYADRSFWGMTVTQFLGAFNDNLFKQLILLLSISTVGASALGEQPGTVLLWFGVPLLVASSVATVAPMFFMVAFAAIEQGAVSDGQATVMFVFAAPFLAFTGYAGYLSDKIGKRGIVISCKFAEIAIMALGGLAFVAYSRESTLWPLLAVLFLMGAQSAFFGPAKYGILPEMLRERDLPRANGFMLMTTFLAIIFGTVVAGKLLESSGEELWRSSIACVVIAVVGTVSSLLVRKVPAANPDLKFDTDAVTVPQDMRSLLAGDRPLLMALLVSSVFWLLAGMVPSAVNALGKIEMRIGDDHTSELAGIIGVGIAVGCVIGGLVSGGKVDFRLLRIGSVGMFVCLILMAVPAKGDMSLLRDENGELSRLPGLGEGPQWLGYWGSLPTLLMLGVCTGLFAVPLQVFMQSRPPDDKKGRMIAVMNQANWVGILISAGLYWILSRLIESFQWPRSTMFLFIAFLMLPIVLFYRPKEGA, encoded by the coding sequence ATGAGCACCTCGGAAGAAGCAAGCCATGAGGCCACGGAAGCCCCAGCAGACACGCAAATTGCTGATAAATCGGCCTTGCCTTCGCTCTACGCGGATCGTTCTTTCTGGGGAATGACCGTCACGCAGTTTCTGGGGGCGTTCAATGATAATCTGTTCAAGCAGCTCATCTTGTTGCTTTCGATTTCGACGGTTGGCGCTTCTGCTCTAGGGGAACAACCGGGGACGGTCCTGCTGTGGTTTGGGGTGCCCTTGTTGGTCGCCTCCTCGGTGGCCACGGTGGCGCCGATGTTCTTTATGGTTGCGTTTGCCGCGATTGAACAAGGAGCTGTCTCCGATGGTCAAGCGACCGTGATGTTCGTGTTCGCGGCTCCCTTCTTAGCGTTTACCGGATACGCCGGTTACCTCTCCGACAAGATTGGTAAACGGGGGATTGTGATCTCGTGCAAATTTGCCGAAATCGCCATCATGGCTTTAGGCGGGTTGGCGTTTGTTGCCTATTCTCGCGAGAGTACTTTGTGGCCATTGCTTGCCGTGCTGTTTCTGATGGGGGCGCAAAGCGCCTTTTTCGGTCCCGCCAAGTACGGCATTCTGCCAGAGATGCTACGCGAGCGAGATTTGCCGCGAGCCAACGGTTTTATGCTAATGACCACGTTTCTGGCAATCATTTTTGGGACGGTGGTCGCTGGCAAACTGCTGGAGTCCTCCGGTGAAGAGCTTTGGCGGTCTTCGATCGCCTGCGTCGTCATCGCTGTCGTAGGGACGGTGTCGTCACTGCTCGTTCGAAAAGTTCCAGCCGCGAATCCCGATTTGAAATTCGATACCGACGCTGTGACGGTGCCTCAAGATATGAGGAGCTTGTTGGCCGGTGACCGTCCCTTGCTGATGGCGCTGCTGGTTTCAAGTGTCTTTTGGCTGCTTGCGGGTATGGTGCCCTCGGCTGTCAACGCACTCGGGAAAATCGAGATGCGTATCGGTGACGACCACACAAGCGAGCTCGCTGGGATCATTGGCGTTGGAATCGCCGTCGGGTGTGTGATTGGTGGTCTTGTTTCTGGCGGGAAAGTGGACTTTCGCTTGTTGCGGATCGGCAGCGTGGGAATGTTCGTCTGCTTGATCTTGATGGCCGTTCCAGCAAAGGGTGACATGAGCTTGCTGAGAGATGAAAACGGGGAGCTGTCTCGATTGCCGGGCCTAGGAGAAGGCCCACAGTGGCTAGGATACTGGGGCAGCCTACCGACGTTGCTCATGCTGGGAGTCTGCACGGGGCTGTTTGCCGTGCCGTTGCAGGTCTTTATGCAATCGCGTCCGCCGGATGATAAGAAGGGGCGGATGATTGCCGTGATGAACCAAGCCAACTGGGTTGGGATCCTGATTTCGGCGGGGCTCTATTGGATACTTTCCAGACTGATCGAGAGTTTCCAGTGGCCCAGGAGTACGATGTTCCTTTTCATCGCCTTTCTCATGCTGCCGATTGTTCTTTTTTATCGTCCCAAAGAGGGCGCATAA
- the thiC gene encoding phosphomethylpyrimidine synthase ThiC, with protein MTQLEFARAGEVTKEMNYVAEREQLSPELIRDEVAAGRLVIPANTVHAAGRLEPMGIGIATKCKVNANIGNSAVTSDLDGELEKLHTAVHFGADTVMDLSTGSNIDAIRKAIIEASPVPIGTVPIYQMLEELGGEIEEMRPQHFLDMVEHQAKQGVDYMTIHCGIMYEHLHLTTDRVTGIVSRGGSLIAKWMMSHRKQNPLYEAFDDLCDIMRQYDVTWSLGDGLRPGSLADASDEAQFAELDVLGELTARGQERGTQVMVEGPGHVPMDQIKMNVDRQIEVCNGAPFYVLGPLVTDFAPGYDHITSCIGASLAGWAGAAMLCYVTPKEHLGLPEREDVKQGLIAYKIAAHSADIARQRPGARDRDDALSKARFEFDWNEQFRLALDPETAQRYHDETLPQDTFKSAHFCSMCGPKYCSMKITQDIREMAEQGELVELTVPETTEASN; from the coding sequence ATCACGCAGCTTGAGTTTGCCCGCGCTGGCGAAGTTACCAAGGAAATGAACTATGTCGCGGAGCGTGAGCAGCTTTCACCCGAGCTGATTCGTGACGAAGTGGCAGCGGGTCGATTAGTAATTCCAGCCAATACCGTCCACGCGGCGGGCCGGCTTGAACCAATGGGAATCGGCATTGCCACCAAGTGCAAAGTCAACGCCAACATCGGGAACTCCGCAGTTACCAGCGATCTTGACGGCGAGCTCGAAAAGCTCCACACCGCGGTTCACTTTGGTGCCGACACGGTGATGGACCTTTCAACCGGCAGCAACATCGATGCGATCCGCAAAGCGATTATCGAAGCCTCGCCGGTGCCAATCGGTACAGTTCCGATTTATCAGATGCTCGAAGAACTCGGCGGTGAAATCGAGGAGATGCGACCCCAGCATTTCCTCGACATGGTTGAGCACCAGGCCAAACAGGGTGTCGATTACATGACGATCCACTGCGGCATCATGTACGAGCATCTGCACCTGACAACTGACCGCGTGACCGGAATTGTTAGCCGTGGCGGTTCGCTGATCGCCAAGTGGATGATGAGCCATCGCAAGCAGAATCCGCTTTACGAAGCCTTCGACGATCTCTGTGACATCATGCGTCAATACGACGTGACATGGAGCCTTGGTGACGGCCTCCGTCCTGGTTCGCTTGCTGATGCGAGCGACGAAGCACAGTTTGCTGAACTTGATGTCCTCGGCGAACTCACCGCCCGCGGCCAAGAACGCGGAACCCAGGTCATGGTCGAAGGTCCTGGTCACGTACCGATGGACCAGATCAAGATGAACGTTGATCGTCAAATCGAAGTTTGCAACGGCGCACCATTTTATGTGCTAGGCCCGTTGGTCACGGACTTCGCCCCGGGTTACGACCACATCACCAGTTGTATTGGCGCCTCGCTAGCCGGCTGGGCAGGAGCTGCCATGCTCTGTTATGTGACGCCGAAGGAACACCTTGGCCTTCCTGAACGCGAAGACGTGAAACAAGGCCTGATCGCCTATAAAATCGCGGCCCACTCAGCCGACATCGCGCGCCAACGTCCCGGTGCTCGAGATCGCGATGATGCGCTTTCAAAAGCACGCTTCGAGTTTGACTGGAACGAACAATTCCGCCTCGCTCTCGACCCTGAGACAGCCCAGCGATATCACGACGAAACGCTTCCGCAAGACACCTTCAAGAGTGCCCACTTCTGCAGTATGTGTGGACCGAAATACTGCTCGATGAAGATCACCCAAGACATCCGCGAGATGGCGGAGCAAGGCGAACTCGTTGAGTTGACCGTGCCAGAAACCACGGAAGCCAGCAATTAG
- a CDS encoding Rrf2 family transcriptional regulator, with amino-acid sequence MKLSQSVRYAILALCQLEDPEGSRPVSCRQLAKLGDMPERFLLQVLRQLVNHGVLSSTRGVEGGYRLARNKDDITLLEIVEAADGPLHANQNGSIEALNTASQETLKAVFGEVVDNQKQALAKVTLGHLQPG; translated from the coding sequence ATGAAATTATCTCAATCCGTTCGCTACGCGATTCTTGCCCTCTGCCAACTTGAAGATCCCGAAGGATCACGACCCGTTTCCTGCCGGCAGCTCGCCAAGCTCGGCGATATGCCAGAGCGGTTTCTCCTCCAGGTGTTGAGGCAGCTCGTCAATCATGGCGTTCTGAGTTCGACGCGAGGCGTTGAAGGTGGGTATCGCTTGGCTCGTAACAAGGACGACATCACCCTGCTCGAAATTGTCGAAGCCGCCGACGGACCCTTGCACGCAAATCAAAACGGGAGCATTGAGGCACTCAACACAGCCTCTCAGGAAACTCTGAAAGCCGTGTTTGGCGAAGTCGTTGATAATCAGAAACAGGCGCTCGCGAAGGTAACGCTCGGACACCTGCAGCCTGGGTAA
- a CDS encoding heavy-metal-associated domain-containing protein: MKYLLVFTALVMIGCQSQTSAEKESETTEVTEVSTFNAEGAPTVEFSVPSMHCEFSCAPAVKETLAKQPGVKDVKVDLATKTAVVSVEEDLFDAEAAVAALVDIQFVDSKIVNDGDLAKSTTADEKS; this comes from the coding sequence ATGAAGTATCTACTTGTATTCACCGCATTGGTGATGATCGGTTGCCAGTCGCAGACTTCCGCGGAGAAAGAATCCGAGACAACGGAAGTCACCGAGGTTTCCACATTTAACGCTGAGGGCGCCCCCACGGTTGAATTCAGCGTACCAAGCATGCACTGCGAGTTTTCCTGCGCTCCAGCAGTCAAAGAAACACTCGCGAAGCAGCCAGGCGTCAAAGACGTGAAGGTTGACCTAGCGACGAAGACCGCTGTTGTCTCCGTAGAAGAGGATCTCTTCGACGCGGAAGCGGCTGTTGCTGCGTTGGTCGACATTCAGTTTGTCGATTCGAAAATCGTCAACGATGGGGACCTTGCAAAGTCAACCACCGCGGACGAAAAGTCCTAG
- a CDS encoding cytochrome c, producing the protein MSSQLHLLSLLCYGPLAVLIVTSSDNVLAEEASAQKGYELLLNKPYVESAFDQETFDEVWQSWEEPLRSKAATASPDDRRRMAYRRYGFVERPDDPGHRPIQYVVDDQGKWSMNCLACHQGTVAGELIPGAANTQFALQTLVEDIRTTKLRLRKPLSGLDIGSSFFPLGTTVGTTNAIMFGVALMHYRDEDLNVLSNRLPPKLTHHDHDAPAWWNTAIKERLYCDNFAPRGHRALMQFIASKENGPEKFREWEDDFRHIQAYIESLEPPKYPVEIDQPLAEQGRGVFNENCASCHGTYDPKIELSEQYPERIIDWSVVKTDPVRLGSLTVEHRAGYGRNWINEYGEAGEVIADPQGYLAPPLTGVWASAPYLHNGSVPTLWHLLNPEKRSMVWVRRCRSPLQGPKTDYDFEKIGLAVEALEHLPAKELPKAETRYYFDTRKFGKSAGGHDFPSVLDERQRKAVLEYLKTL; encoded by the coding sequence ATGTCCTCACAATTGCATCTGCTGAGCCTTCTGTGCTACGGACCCCTCGCCGTTCTTATTGTTACATCGAGCGACAATGTCCTCGCTGAGGAAGCCTCCGCGCAGAAGGGGTATGAGCTCCTGCTCAATAAGCCGTATGTCGAATCCGCTTTCGATCAGGAGACTTTTGACGAAGTTTGGCAGTCGTGGGAAGAGCCGCTCCGCTCGAAAGCCGCGACTGCCTCGCCTGACGACCGTCGTCGCATGGCCTATCGCCGGTACGGATTTGTGGAACGACCCGACGATCCCGGGCATCGTCCCATTCAGTATGTTGTCGATGACCAAGGCAAATGGTCGATGAACTGTCTCGCCTGCCACCAGGGAACTGTCGCAGGAGAACTCATCCCTGGAGCCGCCAATACGCAGTTCGCATTGCAAACACTGGTTGAAGACATTCGCACCACAAAACTTCGTTTGCGAAAACCGCTCTCGGGCCTCGACATCGGCTCGAGTTTCTTTCCGCTTGGAACAACCGTCGGCACCACCAACGCCATCATGTTCGGCGTCGCACTCATGCACTATCGCGATGAGGACCTGAATGTTTTAAGTAATCGGCTCCCACCCAAACTAACGCACCACGATCACGATGCGCCAGCTTGGTGGAACACGGCGATAAAAGAGCGTCTTTACTGCGACAACTTCGCGCCCCGCGGGCATCGCGCGCTGATGCAGTTCATCGCGTCGAAAGAGAATGGGCCGGAAAAGTTTCGCGAGTGGGAAGACGACTTCCGACACATCCAAGCCTATATCGAATCCCTCGAACCACCGAAGTATCCTGTTGAAATTGATCAACCCCTCGCAGAGCAGGGGAGGGGAGTATTCAACGAGAATTGCGCCTCCTGCCACGGGACCTACGACCCAAAAATCGAGCTTAGCGAGCAGTATCCCGAACGAATCATCGACTGGTCTGTTGTCAAAACCGACCCGGTTCGTCTCGGCTCGCTTACCGTTGAGCACCGTGCAGGTTATGGTCGCAATTGGATCAATGAGTACGGCGAAGCTGGCGAGGTGATCGCCGATCCCCAAGGATATCTTGCCCCGCCGCTAACCGGCGTTTGGGCATCCGCACCTTACCTCCACAACGGCAGTGTTCCGACTCTGTGGCACCTGCTTAATCCCGAGAAGCGGTCTATGGTTTGGGTACGCAGATGCCGCTCACCATTGCAGGGCCCGAAAACCGACTACGACTTCGAAAAGATCGGCCTTGCTGTTGAAGCACTCGAACACCTGCCTGCGAAAGAACTTCCGAAAGCGGAAACCCGCTACTACTTTGACACCCGAAAGTTTGGCAAGAGTGCAGGCGGCCATGATTTCCCTAGCGTGCTCGATGAACGCCAGCGGAAGGCGGTGTTGGAGTATCTCAAAACCCTATGA
- the dapB gene encoding 4-hydroxy-tetrahydrodipicolinate reductase — protein MSIDLAIHGAAGRMGQRVVACAAADNGFEIVTAFESVDHPQLEADAGLLAGIAGLGVPLKPVGPTAAAIVIDFSVPDAAMAMIEHCLAEKKPVVIATTGFSDAQIAAIHEAAKAIPVVFAPSMSPAVNLVMKLTEIAGGALKDLPSGVDVEIIERHHRFKEDAPSGTALKFGEIVAKAMDKPAVAHGREGRPGQRPSNEIGYHAVRTGDNPGEHTIVFGMLGETIELNVAASNRDCYAQGALMAAKWLIDKPPGLYGMAEVLGL, from the coding sequence ATGTCAATCGATTTAGCTATTCATGGCGCAGCAGGACGTATGGGGCAACGCGTGGTTGCCTGTGCCGCCGCTGACAACGGTTTTGAGATCGTCACTGCGTTCGAGTCAGTCGATCATCCTCAGCTTGAAGCGGATGCCGGACTGCTAGCCGGGATTGCCGGGTTGGGAGTTCCGCTAAAGCCTGTTGGTCCGACCGCGGCTGCAATCGTAATCGACTTTTCAGTTCCCGATGCGGCAATGGCGATGATTGAACATTGTTTGGCCGAGAAGAAACCGGTCGTAATCGCCACGACTGGCTTCAGCGATGCTCAGATTGCGGCCATCCATGAAGCCGCGAAGGCGATCCCGGTAGTGTTCGCTCCGAGTATGAGCCCTGCTGTGAATCTGGTGATGAAGTTGACTGAGATTGCCGGAGGTGCGCTCAAGGATTTGCCGTCAGGCGTGGATGTGGAAATCATCGAGCGGCATCATCGTTTCAAAGAAGACGCACCCAGCGGAACGGCGTTGAAGTTTGGTGAGATTGTCGCTAAGGCGATGGACAAACCGGCTGTGGCGCACGGTCGTGAAGGCCGCCCCGGTCAACGTCCGAGTAATGAGATCGGCTACCACGCGGTGCGTACGGGTGACAACCCAGGCGAGCATACGATCGTCTTTGGGATGTTGGGCGAGACCATCGAGCTGAATGTTGCCGCAAGTAATCGTGATTGTTATGCGCAGGGAGCGCTCATGGCCGCGAAGTGGCTGATCGACAAGCCGCCGGGCCTGTACGGCATGGCCGAAGTCCTCGGGTTGTAG
- a CDS encoding signal peptidase II produces MTNSTAQSVDYPSSRYALFFVPAVLGLAADLWTKSWTFAQPELFQGAQHWWLWEEHAGIQLSLNEGALFGMGQGKVWFFTACSVLAGIAIPVWLFRFGAATDAKLTFALGAIMGGVFGNLYDRLGLHDLQWERFRHDREGAVYAVRDWILLQWNDQWVWPNFNIADVLLVCGAASLFLISVFSAAPETEAASEKPET; encoded by the coding sequence ATGACAAACTCAACTGCCCAATCAGTGGACTACCCAAGTTCACGTTATGCTCTTTTTTTTGTCCCGGCCGTTCTGGGCTTGGCGGCTGATCTGTGGACGAAGTCATGGACGTTCGCACAGCCCGAGCTGTTTCAGGGTGCTCAGCACTGGTGGCTTTGGGAGGAGCACGCGGGAATCCAACTCAGCTTGAATGAAGGCGCACTCTTTGGGATGGGGCAGGGGAAGGTGTGGTTCTTTACGGCTTGCTCGGTACTTGCAGGCATCGCCATTCCCGTCTGGCTGTTCAGGTTTGGAGCGGCTACGGATGCAAAGCTCACCTTTGCACTGGGGGCAATTATGGGCGGGGTTTTCGGCAATCTTTACGATCGCCTGGGACTTCACGACCTCCAGTGGGAAAGATTTCGGCACGACCGTGAAGGGGCCGTCTATGCCGTCCGTGATTGGATCCTGCTCCAGTGGAACGATCAGTGGGTGTGGCCGAACTTCAACATCGCCGATGTGTTGCTCGTCTGCGGAGCGGCCTCTCTCTTCTTGATTTCTGTTTTCAGCGCGGCGCCCGAAACTGAAGCCGCTTCCGAAAAGCCAGAAACCTGA